The DNA sequence tttagcagttATGTCCTATGACAGGTACATCTCCATTTGTTATCCTCTGCAGTATAATAATATTATGACACCTAAAACCATTTGTGGCTTAATTCTGCTGTCCTGCTTGTCTTCTTTTTTCCTAATCGCCATCATTATCTCCCTGAGTTTGCGACTGCAATTTTGTGGTAACGTTCTAGACAGACTATATTGTGACAACTACTCAGTAGTCAAGCTTGCCTGTTCAAATACTATGCTGAATAACATATGGGGTCTTGTTGTCACTGTGCTTTATATTTCTTGTACTATATTTCCTACCATATACTCATATGTAAGAATTCTACAGGTATGTTTAAAGTCTTCTAAAGAGACGAAGCAGAAAGCATTTAACACTTGCACACCACATATAGCCTCTTTGCTTAATTTCTTCTTTGGCTGGTTATTTGTGATTCTGCAAGGCAGGTATGAAACTGCAGATCTTCCACCTATACTTCGCactattttatttgtttattttctgaTATGTCCACCACTTTTCAATCCTTTAATGTATGGTGTTAGGATGGTTAAAATCAGGCATGCTTGTAACAAGGTACTAGGCCTTAACCCTGAAACATAACCTGATGGTTCCTTTGTGTAATTTAGAATGTGTTTTCTTACTTATAGTTGCTATAATTGACTGTAAAAATCGCATCAAGTTTATCATGTATTGTAACTGAGAATGCTTTGTGTCACATTAGCTAGTTAGTTGCATAATTACAGAGCATCAAGGAGAGCTGccctccctaccttcagactATGCTCAAACAGATGCTGAGTGGGATCTTTGGGAAGACCCTACACCCCAAACCATTCTGCCAGATCTGGACACTTGGCCCTCCCACTCAGGGCAGCTATGTAACTGCCCATCCTCCTAAAacatttgtctttttttttcttttttttgttgcagttttcaagttaatttcctgcagttctacacatttcgCCATGAGGCAGAAATAAAGGGAATCTCTCACAAAGGTTGTATATTGCAGGTTTTTTCTGCAATGTATATGTAATAAGTGCTTACTTATTCTGGCAGTGATGATGGCTTATGACCGGCATGTCTCCATTTGTAagccatttttattttattcccATAACCATTTTCTCTCACTTAGCAGTTGTTAAACTCTCCTGTGTTGAAAGTGCACTGAGTAACCTGTATGGTATATGTATCATATCAAGTCTAGTAGTTTTACCTTTGGTGTTAATTGTGCTTTCATACATCAAAATGTTACTTGTTTGCTTGAAAGTCTCAAAGGAGTCACGAACGAATGCTTTTAATACGTGTACTCCCCACTTGATCACTTTCATCAACTTCTCTACAGCCATCCTTTTTTTTCTGTTTACAGTAACCAGAAATATCTGTACAGTTTATTCTGTTCCATAGCCATGGGGGAAAGATATTCTATGCCCACACTACAGAAGGCTATATTGGTCCGCTAATGCAGGACTAGTAAAGTTCTAGTGTGCTACTTCTGTGAGAAAAAAAGTTATCCAAAAATATTGATATTTGTTATTAAttcagatttttcagggggtgctgcatcaccctcagcacccctacttcctgtggcTATGTTCTGTTCCCACCACTGTTGCAC is a window from the Oncorhynchus mykiss isolate Arlee chromosome 24, USDA_OmykA_1.1, whole genome shotgun sequence genome containing:
- the LOC110503328 gene encoding olfactory receptor 11A1-like; this encodes MENSTHFKVFRLAAYGDIGQLKYFYFAVVTVLYFVIILANALLIGVICIERSLHEPMYLFLCALFVNQLYGSTGLFPALMFYLLSDTHDISLLYCYLQIYVLYTCALTEFSNLAVMSYDRYISICYPLQYNNIMTPKTICGLILLSCLSSFFLIAIIISLSLRLQFCGNVLDRLYCDNYSVVKLACSNTMLNNIWGLVVTVLYISCTIFPTIYSYVRILQVCLKSSKETKQKAFNTCTPHIASLLNFFFGWLFVILQGRYETADLPPILRTILFVYFLICPPLFNPLMYGVRMVKIRHACNKVLGLNPET